A genomic stretch from Selenomonadales bacterium includes:
- a CDS encoding pilus assembly protein, with protein MRCGRIALLKDTRANSQMIAMAALIPVILLLLGAMADVSVTTSMQTWVSEAALQGARVGSRSALPAEAALAAVTRFGAGVAGWRLGDRLTASAAVDAQGEVLTVEVSYTFTLLSGRTQTARASSAIWLVDTP; from the coding sequence ATGCGGTGCGGTAGAATAGCACTGCTAAAAGACACACGCGCCAACTCTCAGATGATCGCGATGGCCGCACTCATCCCGGTAATTTTGTTGCTGCTTGGGGCGATGGCCGATGTCTCGGTCACCACCTCGATGCAAACATGGGTGAGTGAGGCTGCTTTGCAGGGGGCACGGGTGGGTTCGCGCTCGGCGCTCCCTGCGGAGGCCGCTCTGGCGGCGGTAACACGGTTTGGCGCGGGTGTCGCTGGGTGGAGGCTCGGGGATAGGCTTACGGCCAGTGCGGCGGTTGATGCTCAGGGGGAAGTGCTGACGGTCGAGGTATCGTACACCTTCACTCTCCTGAGTGGCCGCACGCAGACGGCGAGGGCATCAAGCGCGATTTGGCTGGTGGACACGCCATGA
- a CDS encoding type II secretion system F family protein: MNALRGLRLERAAGNSELVRTWERELKAVGGITLFGLRIESVGELATVALGAGALFFFVMVVGAVTGGFNPVAALFLLGGIGVLFFISWRRPIEEYKDSFLRDGEMPAALEMVIGGLEAGMSVESTLWHISKHLKGVVGRLFGEAQNDIDYGMSVNDALTKAAERSLSVYFQRFVALVAAGREMGGGDTQHYLKQLLEEINDVKGNERIESAGRINNILFFPIFLGYFLPILILFSLPFIFSLRGMFRIF, from the coding sequence ATGAACGCGCTTAGGGGGTTGCGCCTAGAGAGGGCGGCGGGGAATAGTGAGTTAGTCCGGACGTGGGAACGAGAGTTAAAGGCTGTTGGCGGCATTACCCTGTTTGGGTTGCGTATCGAGAGTGTGGGTGAGCTGGCAACGGTCGCATTGGGCGCAGGAGCGCTCTTCTTTTTTGTGATGGTAGTCGGGGCTGTGACGGGCGGCTTTAATCCGGTGGCGGCTTTGTTTCTGCTAGGGGGAATTGGGGTTCTCTTCTTCATTAGTTGGAGACGGCCTATCGAGGAGTACAAGGACAGCTTTTTGCGGGATGGGGAGATGCCGGCAGCCCTTGAGATGGTCATTGGCGGGTTAGAGGCGGGTATGAGCGTAGAATCTACGCTTTGGCATATCTCAAAACACTTAAAGGGGGTGGTTGGAAGGCTGTTTGGTGAGGCGCAAAATGACATTGACTACGGCATGTCTGTGAACGACGCGCTGACCAAGGCAGCCGAAAGAAGTCTAAGTGTCTATTTCCAACGGTTCGTGGCGTTGGTCGCGGCGGGGCGCGAGATGGGAGGAGGCGATACGCAGCATTATCTTAAGCAGTTGCTGGAGGAGATTAACGACGTGAAGGGTAACGAACGGATTGAGAGTGCGGGGAGAATAAACAACATTCTCTTTTTCCCCATTTTCCTCGGGTACTTTCTACCGATACTTATCCTATTTTCGCTGCCCTTTATCTTCTCACTTCGGGGTATGTTCCGGATTTTCTAA
- a CDS encoding type II secretion system F family protein: protein MLVAVLGGLSLFALLFLVAAHLEQRQEGLRLRLGRLRTDKREGAFSVGKMLGVEKAVSGLKERMADTGGVNDPEDILLWFALGTVVLAAVAIYYGFVLLAVLAPAGAVMLGKYLLDTLTSRRVRILEVQFKDFLVALSLHLTIVPAFQSSFMKAAGQAEQPLKQYLDRVVIGMQTGESTEDALEGLRQIPSALVGAWVDSAVFGVRVKADLSAMCKRAAERLILKIRMARRVEAQAAQSKSLMLAMGGVTLVMMATTIVSSPEFVEFYVSPLGRVAATGGILSFAVTTLYVLKKIDQEMSR from the coding sequence GTGTTAGTCGCGGTTCTAGGTGGACTCTCGCTATTCGCGCTGCTCTTCTTAGTCGCTGCTCACTTGGAGCAACGGCAAGAGGGACTTAGGCTCAGGCTAGGGAGGTTGAGGACAGACAAACGGGAGGGGGCCTTTTCGGTCGGCAAAATGCTTGGGGTCGAGAAGGCTGTTAGCGGACTGAAGGAGAGGATGGCGGATACGGGCGGGGTGAACGATCCAGAAGATATTCTCTTGTGGTTCGCTCTGGGCACGGTGGTACTGGCCGCGGTCGCCATCTATTACGGTTTCGTTTTGCTGGCCGTCCTTGCGCCGGCGGGGGCCGTTATGCTGGGGAAGTACCTCTTGGACACCTTGACTTCGCGGAGGGTGAGAATACTAGAGGTCCAGTTTAAGGACTTCTTGGTTGCGTTGAGTTTGCACCTAACGATTGTACCTGCGTTTCAGTCGTCGTTTATGAAGGCGGCGGGTCAAGCGGAGCAGCCGCTTAAGCAGTATCTTGATCGGGTTGTGATCGGCATGCAGACTGGTGAGAGCACGGAGGATGCGCTTGAGGGATTGCGACAGATCCCGAGCGCGTTGGTCGGTGCTTGGGTTGATTCGGCTGTGTTCGGGGTGCGGGTTAAGGCTGACCTGTCGGCTATGTGTAAACGGGCGGCTGAGAGGTTGATCCTGAAGATACGAATGGCTAGACGGGTCGAGGCGCAGGCGGCGCAGTCTAAGTCCCTGATGTTGGCCATGGGAGGTGTGACGCTGGTCATGATGGCGACCACGATAGTTTCAAGTCCGGAGTTTGTAGAGTTCTATGTTTCCCCGCTCGGGAGGGTGGCGGCGACCGGCGGTATCCTGTCGTTTGCCGTTACCACGCTCTATGTTCTGAAGAAGATTGATCAGGAGATGTCCCGATGA
- a CDS encoding CpaF family protein — MGANLAKLPTPTPDVEFLVSTVRGLMVKHHGSPGIRDALRTELEELLGLRYPHELGKLDEYVELLYQRLYGLGILERYLEDPEVTDIAVVGTQIMFKRGGVKIDAEECFPDAKAVRILQDRILAPLNKALTVSQPSQDAELYEGSRALLVIPPQSEQPILIIRKHNRLTYTLQGLAENVDGLGLRVEYFRRAVRERKNIVVVGATGAGKTTFVNALGFEIQPKHVVAVLEDTREIRLGLPYVYYFKTREAQGEAKEITYSTILRDCLRADPDRIILTEIRTPLSAYGFIHVLNSGHRGSMTTIHANTCLDALMRTEILIQEHQPLDAGVVRRLIARAVDILVFLEVKEDAEGNRIGWAMTEVVEVNGVEEGEYVLREVPLC; from the coding sequence ATGGGAGCGAATCTAGCAAAATTACCAACTCCTACGCCTGATGTAGAGTTTTTAGTCAGCACGGTGAGAGGCCTGATGGTGAAACACCACGGTTCACCGGGGATCAGGGATGCCTTGCGGACGGAGCTTGAGGAGCTGTTGGGGCTGCGCTATCCGCATGAGCTCGGGAAGCTGGATGAGTACGTTGAGTTGCTGTACCAAAGGCTGTATGGCCTAGGGATACTGGAGAGGTACTTGGAGGACCCGGAGGTCACGGACATTGCGGTGGTCGGCACGCAGATAATGTTTAAGCGGGGAGGGGTGAAGATCGATGCGGAGGAATGTTTTCCGGACGCGAAGGCCGTGCGGATTCTACAGGATCGTATTCTGGCGCCGCTTAATAAGGCGCTTACTGTCAGCCAACCGTCGCAAGATGCTGAGCTGTACGAGGGGTCGAGAGCGCTCTTGGTCATTCCCCCGCAGTCTGAGCAGCCGATTCTAATCATCCGCAAGCACAACCGCCTTACGTATACGCTACAAGGTCTGGCGGAAAATGTGGATGGGTTGGGGCTAAGGGTCGAGTACTTTAGGCGGGCTGTGAGAGAACGCAAGAACATAGTGGTCGTAGGTGCGACTGGTGCGGGTAAGACGACGTTTGTTAATGCGTTGGGCTTTGAGATTCAGCCGAAGCATGTGGTCGCGGTACTTGAAGATACGCGGGAGATTAGGCTTGGTCTGCCTTATGTCTATTACTTTAAGACTAGAGAGGCGCAGGGGGAGGCCAAGGAGATCACGTACTCAACCATCCTCAGGGACTGTCTGAGGGCAGATCCAGACCGGATTATTCTAACCGAGATTCGTACTCCATTAAGTGCTTATGGGTTTATCCATGTACTTAACTCCGGCCACAGAGGGTCTATGACCACGATACACGCCAACACCTGTCTAGACGCACTAATGCGGACGGAGATACTAATCCAAGAGCACCAGCCTCTAGATGCAGGCGTTGTAAGACGGTTGATTGCACGGGCGGTGGACATCTTGGTGTTCCTTGAGGTGAAGGAGGACGCCGAAGGCAATAGGATCGGGTGGGCGATGACCGAAGTGGTGGAGGTTAACGGAGTCGAGGAGGGGGAGTATGTGCTGAGGGAGGTGCCCCTGTGTTAG
- a CDS encoding SAF domain-containing protein codes for MNKSIKIAAIAAILFAVTVYVFMQQQTVMRQVVVTTREIPRGTVVTADMVRTELVPVTAFVTGGLASDVAEVVGKTVVAERVAGDVIPLTALGEARQLPGEGNGFVTVTVPLGGAAGASVGDTVSVAVFDHFGGPKLLEGFTVVGLVVDQRDMRLTLEADVSTLLQLVPHLQGRTFAVIRR; via the coding sequence GTGAATAAGAGTATCAAGATAGCGGCGATAGCCGCTATCCTTTTTGCAGTTACGGTGTATGTGTTTATGCAGCAGCAGACGGTTATGAGGCAAGTGGTTGTGACTACACGTGAGATTCCGAGGGGCACAGTCGTTACGGCGGATATGGTGAGGACTGAGCTGGTGCCGGTGACTGCGTTCGTCACAGGAGGCTTGGCGAGTGATGTTGCGGAGGTAGTCGGGAAGACCGTGGTCGCGGAGAGGGTGGCGGGAGATGTCATTCCCCTCACGGCTTTAGGTGAAGCGAGACAGCTGCCGGGGGAGGGAAACGGCTTTGTGACGGTCACTGTGCCCTTAGGCGGGGCTGCGGGCGCGAGCGTTGGAGATACGGTGTCGGTTGCGGTGTTTGACCACTTTGGTGGACCGAAGCTTTTGGAGGGGTTCACGGTTGTCGGCTTGGTGGTAGATCAGCGCGATATGCGGCTGACGCTTGAGGCGGATGTTAGCACGCTGCTTCAGTTGGTTCCGCATCTTCAGGGGCGGACGTTTGCGGTCATTCGGAGGTAG
- a CDS encoding ATP-binding protein — translation MSQAQCAEKLSLFTEDYLGTDGLMMCGKCNSRKQHRVEIFGAMRTVYIMCDCRREAVEAEEAYYQQQAVRRRTEALAREACTFGHDTAWQQAAFALDDWGNHEASTLCREYVASFASMRETNTGLLFVGPVGTGKSFLAGCVANALLEKGVSVGVTSLPQILYHMRDFSKRGVLERLQEYDLLVIDDLGTERETTYAAEQVFQVIDARLRTRKPVLVTTNLDPAAMREAKDTMHQRVYDRVLEMCPVQVTLKGRSRRQEVARQKRERATQGPGRDT, via the coding sequence ATGAGCCAAGCCCAGTGCGCCGAGAAGCTGTCTCTCTTCACCGAGGACTACTTGGGCACAGACGGACTGATGATGTGCGGCAAGTGCAATTCGCGCAAGCAACATCGCGTGGAGATCTTTGGGGCAATGCGTACGGTGTACATAATGTGCGACTGCCGGAGAGAGGCGGTTGAGGCGGAGGAGGCCTACTACCAGCAGCAAGCCGTGCGCCGGCGGACAGAAGCTCTGGCCCGTGAGGCCTGCACCTTCGGCCATGATACGGCGTGGCAACAGGCTGCGTTCGCGCTGGATGACTGGGGGAATCACGAGGCCTCGACCCTTTGCCGCGAATACGTTGCCTCCTTCGCCTCCATGCGAGAGACGAACACCGGACTGCTTTTTGTCGGACCCGTGGGCACAGGCAAGTCGTTTCTTGCGGGTTGCGTAGCCAATGCCTTGCTTGAGAAGGGGGTGAGTGTCGGAGTAACCAGTCTCCCGCAAATCCTGTACCACATGCGCGACTTTAGCAAGCGTGGAGTACTGGAGAGGTTGCAGGAATACGATCTGTTGGTCATTGACGACCTCGGCACAGAGCGCGAGACGACGTATGCCGCGGAGCAAGTGTTTCAGGTGATAGATGCCAGGCTACGCACTCGAAAACCTGTTCTGGTGACGACCAACCTAGACCCGGCGGCCATGCGAGAGGCTAAAGACACGATGCACCAACGGGTGTACGACAGGGTGCTGGAAATGTGCCCCGTGCAGGTCACGCTGAAAGGGCGTTCGCGGCGGCAGGAGGTAGCTAGGCAGAAACGCGAGAGGGCAACGCAAGGCCCGGGACGCGACACCTAG
- a CDS encoding helix-turn-helix domain-containing protein: MSTPRDVGVSTAPVDQIKRSTKRDFFIGQNSIFDLDISWFAKFTYLFLCRCADGEGQAFPSYSTIGKRCSFSRRTAIRAIEELQEIGLLSVERRATTRDGMVLNASNLYLLHDPLSARVGDRQSLVPNSHQGGDSQSPGWCQTVTRVVTHSHQGGDSQSPITIPIEQDPFNNHGETPHGDQPHAIPSKGEPDVVSTVSREPRRTAKAEVREHPAKAPTGFDEFWTAYPKKVAKQYAQAEWGRISPDPELQTRIMACLARDKDSRQWLAEDGRYIPKPENWLSQRRWEQQPETTQEMIDAKYTSEWEIRDRSPPPKETCPEALLEGFEAFWAGYPNKVDREDALKAWMQLRPGKELRDHMMSILAKHKETSRWKYAGGACIARPFVWIDQRMWDNPRFLE; this comes from the coding sequence ATGAGCACGCCACGGGACGTCGGTGTAAGCACGGCCCCCGTTGATCAAATCAAGCGCTCTACGAAGCGAGACTTCTTTATCGGTCAAAACTCGATTTTCGACCTTGACATCAGTTGGTTCGCCAAGTTCACCTACCTATTCTTGTGCAGGTGCGCCGATGGCGAAGGACAGGCCTTCCCGAGTTACAGCACTATTGGCAAGCGGTGTTCTTTTTCACGGCGAACGGCGATAAGGGCCATTGAAGAACTACAGGAGATTGGTCTTTTGAGCGTGGAGCGACGCGCAACCACTAGGGACGGGATGGTTCTCAACGCCTCAAATCTCTATCTCCTCCACGATCCGTTGTCTGCCCGGGTTGGTGACAGACAGTCACTAGTGCCTAATAGTCACCAGGGTGGTGACTCACAGTCACCAGGGTGGTGTCAGACAGTCACTAGGGTGGTGACTCACAGTCACCAGGGTGGTGACTCACAGTCACCCATAACAATACCCATTGAACAAGACCCATTTAATAACCACGGGGAGACCCCCCACGGCGACCAACCCCACGCCATTCCATCCAAGGGGGAGCCGGACGTGGTAAGTACGGTTTCAAGGGAGCCGAGGAGAACGGCGAAGGCCGAAGTCCGCGAGCATCCCGCCAAAGCCCCCACCGGGTTCGACGAGTTTTGGACTGCGTATCCGAAGAAGGTGGCGAAGCAGTACGCACAAGCAGAGTGGGGTCGCATCAGCCCAGACCCAGAATTGCAGACACGGATCATGGCCTGTCTGGCGAGGGACAAAGACTCTCGGCAGTGGCTGGCTGAGGATGGTCGGTATATCCCTAAACCGGAGAACTGGCTAAGCCAACGTCGTTGGGAGCAGCAGCCGGAGACAACGCAGGAGATGATCGACGCTAAGTACACGAGCGAGTGGGAGATCCGGGACAGGTCGCCGCCGCCCAAAGAAACGTGTCCCGAGGCACTGCTAGAAGGCTTTGAGGCGTTCTGGGCAGGGTACCCGAACAAAGTGGACCGTGAAGATGCGCTGAAAGCGTGGATGCAGCTGAGACCAGGCAAGGAGCTGCGCGACCATATGATGAGTATCTTAGCAAAGCACAAGGAGACTTCGCGGTGGAAATACGCGGGCGGGGCATGTATCGCAAGGCCGTTTGTCTGGATAGACCAGCGTATGTGGGATAACCCACGATTCCTCGAGTAG
- a CDS encoding helix-turn-helix domain-containing protein, translating to MSNLHATDTAVVTRVDALPSVQRSDWPLWLTVDEAAALLRVHVSTVYEMVSRKELPAKRIGRTIRIDRDALFL from the coding sequence ATGTCAAACTTGCATGCTACTGATACGGCTGTCGTAACTCGGGTAGACGCTCTGCCTAGCGTCCAGCGCTCAGATTGGCCGTTGTGGCTCACGGTGGACGAGGCGGCGGCGCTGCTTCGTGTGCACGTTAGCACCGTGTATGAAATGGTGTCTCGCAAGGAGCTTCCGGCTAAGCGCATAGGCCGCACCATCCGCATAGACCGCGACGCGTTGTTTCTGTAA
- a CDS encoding helix-turn-helix transcriptional regulator, with amino-acid sequence MKRLKEMRDARGWTQQQLAGASGVSQTFISELESCKKQPTVSIALKLARALDVELIDLLQPTPLSESEPQKPLCDARASDR; translated from the coding sequence TTGAAGCGACTTAAGGAAATGCGAGACGCGAGAGGTTGGACCCAACAGCAGTTGGCGGGCGCATCCGGAGTATCACAAACATTTATCAGCGAGTTAGAGTCCTGCAAAAAGCAGCCCACCGTTTCCATTGCACTAAAACTCGCTCGCGCTCTTGATGTAGAGCTCATTGATCTCCTACAGCCTACGCCGCTCTCGGAGAGCGAACCGCAGAAGCCCTTATGTGACGCACGAGCATCGGACAGATAA
- a CDS encoding helix-turn-helix transcriptional regulator: MNIAKKIAELRIAAHLSQNALAKKAGLGQATIREIEMGEKSPNIITLEKICTALEISLAEFFAEDDCIKVAESPCGYGDYADLPKEAVERVEELIALYRLKYKTEKEAKK, translated from the coding sequence ATGAATATTGCGAAGAAGATTGCCGAGTTGAGAATCGCCGCCCACCTTAGCCAAAACGCATTAGCCAAAAAGGCGGGGCTTGGGCAAGCAACCATCAGAGAAATAGAGATGGGGGAGAAGAGCCCCAACATTATCACGCTAGAGAAAATCTGCACCGCCTTAGAAATTTCCCTCGCCGAATTCTTCGCTGAGGACGACTGCATCAAAGTAGCGGAGTCGCCTTGTGGCTACGGTGACTATGCCGATCTCCCTAAGGAGGCCGTCGAGCGAGTCGAAGAGCTGATCGCGCTGTATCGGCTGAAATACAAAACGGAGAAAGAAGCGAAGAAATAG
- a CDS encoding helix-turn-helix transcriptional regulator, with translation MKEVTELRKLREARGESLTGMAKQLNIGASRYYLIESGMRPATRELAEAIGQILQVSSDSIFLPVSFTVRKDG, from the coding sequence GTGAAAGAAGTGACGGAGCTTCGGAAACTACGTGAAGCTAGAGGGGAGAGCTTGACCGGCATGGCGAAGCAGCTGAATATCGGGGCCAGTCGGTATTATCTTATCGAAAGCGGGATGCGTCCGGCCACCCGAGAGCTTGCAGAGGCGATCGGGCAGATCCTTCAGGTTTCCTCTGACAGTATTTTTTTGCCCGTGAGCTTTACGGTGCGTAAAGACGGCTAG
- a CDS encoding helix-turn-helix domain-containing protein — protein MAHSIGARIRDLRQAREKTQDELGKVLGVGNSTISLYESDSRRPDVDTLLRLAKFFRVSTDYLLGRTDCPTEPPPLPTNVKESCVGYLDESTAARPIERSIQPGASLGDTLRRGVAVPILGRIKAGIPLMSEANFEGEIEVPKDIKADFALRVSGDSMSWAGIADGDIAILKQVTSPTHGAVVAAVEEDTWEATLKFYVKANSHAVLKAANPEYKDIPITDRHRIIGQLVSLSKNPPVLNDYLAHLMYKGVADKKWELAVEIAQQHGLDGEKVANIISAFGQIGKHVNYRTP, from the coding sequence ATGGCTCACTCAATCGGTGCCCGGATTAGGGATCTACGACAAGCTAGAGAAAAAACTCAGGACGAGCTGGGAAAGGTGTTGGGAGTCGGGAACAGCACTATTTCCCTTTACGAAAGTGACAGCAGGCGTCCCGACGTCGACACCCTGCTGCGCCTTGCGAAGTTCTTCAGAGTCTCGACAGATTACCTTTTAGGGCGCACGGATTGCCCCACCGAGCCTCCGCCTCTCCCCACCAATGTCAAGGAGTCCTGCGTAGGATATCTTGATGAGAGCACCGCGGCGCGCCCCATTGAACGGAGCATCCAGCCAGGGGCGTCTCTCGGCGACACTCTGCGACGTGGCGTAGCCGTGCCCATCCTCGGTCGTATTAAGGCCGGCATCCCCCTGATGTCCGAAGCAAACTTTGAAGGCGAGATAGAAGTGCCCAAGGACATCAAGGCAGACTTTGCCCTGCGCGTCTCGGGAGACTCTATGTCATGGGCGGGGATCGCGGATGGCGACATCGCCATCCTAAAACAAGTAACCTCCCCTACTCATGGCGCTGTGGTCGCCGCGGTGGAGGAGGACACATGGGAGGCTACCCTCAAGTTCTACGTGAAAGCCAACAGCCACGCAGTGCTGAAGGCGGCGAATCCGGAGTATAAAGACATACCGATCACAGACAGGCATAGGATTATCGGCCAGCTGGTGAGCCTTTCAAAGAACCCGCCCGTCTTAAACGATTATCTCGCCCATCTCATGTACAAGGGCGTGGCAGATAAGAAGTGGGAGCTGGCGGTAGAGATAGCGCAACAGCACGGGCTGGACGGCGAGAAAGTCGCTAACATTATCTCGGCGTTTGGGCAGATTGGTAAGCACGTAAACTACCGTACGCCTTAA
- a CDS encoding transposase translates to MNLVAQVKLLPTPEQAEALRRTLETANAACNFIGQVAWDTQTFRQFALHRLTYREVRATFGLSAQLAVRCIAKVTAAYKKDKKAKRSFRPHGAVAYDDRILSFALEDSRVSIWTLEGRQAIPFVCGPHQRTLLAQRQGESDVLRVKGEWYLLVNCRVETPIPVPRDSALGVDLGVTNIAADSDGEIYSGKAIKNVRCRHRRLRKKLQKLGTLGSRRRLRKLSGQERRFAKHVNHCLSKRIVAKAECTKRAIALEDLTHIRTRTKARRSQRATLHSWAFAQLRSFLTYKACLRGVAVHLVDPRNTSRTCPACGHCGKENRKTQSLFVCTSCGLAGPADVIAAVNIGGRAAVNRPHCSEAEPSAAPEQSRRLKAYGSLRAYQSAQTPR, encoded by the coding sequence ATGAATCTCGTCGCTCAAGTAAAGCTCTTGCCTACACCCGAACAGGCCGAAGCCCTGCGCCGCACGCTTGAGACGGCGAATGCCGCCTGTAACTTTATTGGTCAGGTGGCATGGGACACGCAAACCTTTAGGCAGTTTGCGCTCCATCGCCTAACCTACCGCGAAGTGCGGGCCACCTTCGGCCTATCCGCTCAACTCGCTGTTCGCTGCATAGCTAAGGTCACCGCCGCCTACAAAAAAGACAAAAAGGCGAAGCGTTCGTTTCGGCCACACGGGGCAGTAGCTTACGACGATCGCATCCTTTCCTTCGCGCTAGAAGATTCGCGGGTGTCGATTTGGACACTGGAAGGAAGGCAGGCCATCCCATTTGTCTGTGGCCCACACCAGCGAACCCTGCTTGCCCAACGACAGGGAGAATCCGACGTGCTGCGCGTTAAGGGGGAGTGGTATCTCCTCGTTAACTGCCGGGTTGAAACACCAATCCCGGTCCCCCGCGACAGCGCCCTGGGCGTCGACTTAGGAGTCACCAACATTGCTGCCGACAGCGACGGGGAGATCTACTCCGGCAAGGCCATCAAGAACGTGCGGTGCCGACATCGCCGCCTGCGCAAAAAGCTCCAGAAGCTCGGAACACTAGGTAGTCGCCGCCGACTCCGCAAACTGTCAGGACAAGAACGGCGATTTGCCAAACACGTCAACCACTGCCTCTCGAAACGGATTGTTGCGAAGGCCGAATGCACGAAGCGGGCGATTGCGTTGGAAGATCTAACACACATCCGCACGCGGACGAAGGCTCGACGGTCTCAGCGCGCAACACTCCATTCGTGGGCTTTCGCCCAACTGCGGAGCTTTCTAACGTACAAAGCCTGCCTGCGGGGAGTTGCCGTGCATTTGGTTGACCCCCGTAACACCTCCCGCACCTGTCCCGCTTGCGGGCATTGCGGCAAAGAGAACCGCAAAACCCAATCCCTATTCGTCTGCACATCGTGCGGGCTCGCTGGCCCCGCGGATGTAATCGCTGCCGTCAACATTGGCGGCAGGGCCGCTGTAAACCGGCCGCACTGCTCGGAGGCGGAGCCGTCTGCCGCGCCAGAGCAAAGCCGTCGCCTTAAGGCGTACGGTAGTTTACGTGCTTACCAATCTGCCCAAACGCCGAGATAA
- a CDS encoding transposase yields the protein MFIDCPPTLAPQQIANQLKGYTSRILRAELWSRSYYLGSAGNVSSETIQRYIEQQRRS from the coding sequence GTGTTTATTGATTGCCCGCCAACGCTTGCCCCACAACAAATAGCCAATCAACTCAAGGGATACACCTCCCGAATCTTGCGCGCCGAGTTGTGGAGTCGGTCGTACTACCTCGGTAGCGCCGGAAACGTCTCGTCCGAAACCATTCAACGCTACATCGAGCAGCAAAGGAGGAGCTAG
- a CDS encoding helix-turn-helix domain-containing protein, with protein MLFYERYNEFAKVAIKRGWVAMVRDFPQLDQDVVFPPSETLLETLEHLGMTQLELARRTGTTPTHINLLAKGNAPLSPEMARALERATGVPASLWTNLGKNYQEARERGVSLVITTKR; from the coding sequence ATGTTGTTTTACGAAAGATATAATGAGTTTGCGAAGGTAGCAATCAAGAGGGGGTGGGTTGCCATGGTTAGGGATTTTCCTCAACTCGATCAGGACGTAGTGTTTCCTCCGAGTGAAACGCTGCTTGAGACGCTAGAGCACTTAGGGATGACGCAGCTGGAACTGGCAAGACGAACCGGCACAACGCCTACGCACATTAACCTATTGGCTAAGGGCAATGCTCCACTCTCTCCCGAGATGGCAAGAGCATTGGAAAGGGCGACTGGCGTGCCGGCAAGCCTCTGGACAAACCTTGGGAAGAACTATCAGGAAGCAAGGGAGCGAGGGGTCAGCCTCGTGATAACAACAAAAAGATAA